Proteins from a genomic interval of Blastocatellia bacterium:
- a CDS encoding EamA family transporter, giving the protein MSLNEKPSLLLLVLAFAAVYIIWGSTYIAIVYVLETLPSFLMAGARFLLAGGLLYFWARFRGSEKPTLTHWGQALLIGGMLFLVGNGTVVWVEQHVASGIVALLITTEPIWVVLLEWYLDNNRPNRNVVAGLCLGVIGTIVLIGPSAISGLANTSLLGCFMILGSSFFWAAGSIYLSRAALPSSALLSTGMQMLAGGFLLTILGTSLGEWSKLNIANVSQNSVLAWLYLTIFGSLIAFTAYSWLARVAPPSRVATYAYVNPGIAVLLGWFLKNEPVTQRTLLAGLLLISAVILITTNRRSVKKDFSIKEEKATNKIVDNEAVCLVE; this is encoded by the coding sequence ATGAGCCTAAACGAAAAACCTTCTTTGTTATTGCTAGTGTTAGCTTTTGCGGCTGTTTATATAATTTGGGGTTCAACTTATATAGCTATTGTTTATGTGTTAGAAACCCTTCCATCGTTTTTAATGGCGGGAGCAAGATTTCTCTTAGCTGGAGGTTTACTTTATTTCTGGGCGAGGTTTAGAGGTTCTGAAAAGCCTACTTTAACCCATTGGGGACAGGCTTTGCTTATTGGGGGTATGTTATTTTTAGTTGGTAATGGTACGGTTGTTTGGGTAGAACAACATGTTGCTTCTGGTATAGTGGCACTACTAATTACAACTGAGCCTATTTGGGTTGTACTACTAGAGTGGTATTTAGACAACAATCGACCTAACCGAAATGTTGTTGCAGGCTTGTGTTTAGGCGTTATTGGAACAATTGTATTAATTGGGCCAAGTGCAATTAGCGGTTTAGCTAATACTAGTTTGTTAGGTTGTTTCATGATTTTAGGCTCATCTTTCTTTTGGGCAGCAGGTTCAATTTATTTATCTCGTGCAGCACTTCCATCATCTGCCTTACTTTCAACAGGTATGCAAATGTTAGCAGGGGGTTTTCTGTTAACAATTCTTGGGACAAGTTTGGGAGAATGGTCAAAGCTTAATATTGCTAATGTGTCTCAAAACTCAGTGCTTGCTTGGCTTTATTTAACAATATTTGGTTCATTAATTGCTTTTACTGCTTATAGCTGGCTAGCACGTGTTGCACCTCCTAGCCGTGTAGCGACATATGCTTATGTAAATCCTGGTATTGCAGTTTTATTAGGTTGGTTTCTAAAAAATGAACCTGTTACACAACGCACTTTACTGGCAGGATTATTGCTAATCTCTGCTGTAATATTAATTACAACTAATCGCCGAAGTGTTAAGAAAGATTTTTCTATAAAAGAAGAAAAGGCTACTAACAAAATTGTAGATAATGAAGCAGTTTGTTTGGTGGAATAA
- a CDS encoding VWA domain-containing protein has translation MSTKIYKIIKYIFFLFPIMMMLLSCQTFAQQAEFDDELGEDSIKIDSILVNLPVVVLDKENKFVNDLTIEDFRVYSDQKRQIISIFETNKDPLEVVIMLDVSDSIKQHFNDIKKSAANFVKILRPSDRAMIVTFDSKLHVLNNFTNNHDLLNLSISNMSATHSASGTSIYDSLYEVVQNYLKKSGKSRKAIILLTDGIDNNSRRSLSKLRYSLANSNVVIYNILYNTSSTNKKSRTTMEQLANFTGGKFYKAEESNTRKIFNIISRELQNQYQLGFYPDSISENDLHDIRVEVTRPKVKIKTRQSYYIER, from the coding sequence ATGTCTACTAAAATTTATAAAATAATAAAATATATATTTTTTTTATTTCCTATAATGATGATGTTACTATCTTGTCAGACTTTTGCACAACAAGCTGAATTTGATGATGAGCTTGGAGAAGATAGTATCAAAATAGATTCTATTTTGGTCAATTTGCCTGTAGTCGTTTTAGATAAAGAAAATAAGTTTGTTAATGATTTAACTATAGAAGATTTTAGAGTTTATTCTGATCAAAAAAGACAAATTATATCTATTTTTGAAACAAACAAAGATCCACTTGAAGTAGTTATTATGCTTGATGTTAGTGATAGTATAAAACAACATTTTAACGATATAAAAAAAAGCGCAGCAAATTTTGTAAAAATCTTAAGACCTAGCGATAGAGCAATGATAGTAACTTTTGACTCTAAGCTACATGTTTTAAATAATTTTACTAATAACCACGACCTTCTAAACTTATCTATAAGTAATATGTCAGCTACTCATAGTGCTTCTGGAACTTCTATATATGATTCTTTATATGAAGTTGTCCAAAATTATCTTAAGAAGTCTGGAAAAAGCAGAAAAGCAATTATTTTACTAACGGATGGAATAGATAATAACAGCCGTAGATCGCTTTCTAAATTACGTTACAGTTTAGCTAATTCTAATGTTGTTATTTACAATATTTTATATAACACATCATCAACTAATAAAAAATCAAGAACTACTATGGAACAATTAGCTAATTTTACTGGAGGAAAATTTTATAAAGCTGAAGAAAGTAATACTAGAAAGATATTTAATATTATTAGCAGAGAATTGCAAAACCAGTATCAACTTGGTTTTTATCCTGATAGCATTAGTGAAAATGACTTACATGATATAAGGGTAGAAGTTACCCGGCCAAAAGTAAAAATTAAAACACGCCAAAGTTATTATATTGAAAGATAG
- a CDS encoding VWA domain-containing protein, producing the protein MQNFISLNITKKVSIFALLILLLTYLSIRTSAHFQEEETAVRISTELVQFDVIVQDKKGNIVKNLKPEDFEIYEDKELQEIANFSFVDLQSKTSQNNSKQTSNVETPLPNKELQSKNQIGRTIAIVVDEIAIPTDTIANIRDALKKFIDNQILPTDLVAIIRIGASARGIQQFTSNKELLYRAAKEIKGNITYLNRSDLKSVPNLQIEGASSESTNELVSFQTSVSEIKFVIEALKQMPGRKSVVLFSAEFPGNELSSLSEARQELNNLIEVANRSSVVFYTNDVRGNKFLGVTAGDNLDLLSTTRTTQNEEAAQFVIEEKPEAIKRSQQGLRTLASATNGIFTVEPEIGIKTALNDQQGYYLIGYTPKKETFSNKDAYHKLSVKVKKSGLTVRTRSGFYAVEDKELKKITPEEELLKAAISPLNNSRINIQLTPTFIYSKSEGNILRSTIHIDCPNLSFIDQEQTKKLSLEALIYIFSQNGNLVNQITHKNNITIPTEKHQSLLDNGFAFSLNTIVKTPGTYQLRVVVRDAVSNNLGTAGQLVFIPDVNSKDMSLSGVVLADEINLKADTSTQQPALLALARRKFKSGTTLQYNCHIYNPPIDSKTKTPNLKIQTTVYKDSKKVLSNDFSLETKAQENFQDLPIEGKILLKKDLPPGKYIFQFLVTDLANKKHFQTQEIDFEISE; encoded by the coding sequence ATGCAAAACTTTATATCTTTAAATATTACAAAAAAAGTCTCTATTTTTGCCTTGCTAATATTACTCTTAACTTACTTATCTATAAGAACTTCTGCACACTTTCAAGAAGAAGAAACGGCTGTACGTATTAGCACAGAATTAGTGCAATTTGATGTAATAGTTCAGGATAAAAAAGGAAATATTGTTAAAAACCTTAAACCAGAAGATTTTGAAATATATGAAGATAAAGAACTTCAAGAAATTGCCAACTTTTCTTTTGTAGATTTACAATCTAAAACTTCTCAAAATAATTCAAAACAAACATCAAATGTTGAAACACCACTACCAAATAAAGAGCTTCAAAGCAAAAATCAAATAGGACGAACAATTGCAATCGTTGTAGATGAAATAGCTATACCTACAGATACTATAGCAAATATACGTGATGCACTAAAAAAATTTATAGATAATCAAATACTACCTACAGACCTGGTTGCAATTATTAGAATAGGAGCAAGTGCTAGAGGGATACAACAATTTACTAGTAACAAAGAATTACTTTATAGAGCAGCAAAAGAAATAAAAGGAAATATAACCTATCTAAACCGTAGTGATCTTAAATCCGTTCCCAATTTACAGATTGAAGGAGCTAGTTCAGAGTCCACTAACGAATTAGTATCTTTTCAAACTTCTGTTTCAGAAATTAAGTTTGTTATAGAAGCCTTAAAACAAATGCCTGGTAGAAAATCAGTAGTTTTATTTTCTGCCGAATTTCCTGGTAATGAATTAAGCAGTTTATCAGAAGCAAGGCAAGAGCTTAATAATTTAATAGAAGTAGCTAATAGATCCTCTGTAGTTTTTTACACTAATGATGTTAGGGGAAATAAATTTTTAGGTGTAACAGCGGGAGACAATTTAGATCTTCTTTCTACCACACGAACAACCCAAAATGAAGAAGCAGCACAATTTGTAATAGAAGAAAAACCAGAGGCAATAAAACGCTCCCAACAAGGACTTAGAACTTTAGCAAGTGCTACAAATGGTATTTTTACCGTAGAGCCTGAAATTGGAATTAAAACCGCCTTAAATGACCAACAAGGTTATTATCTAATTGGTTATACTCCTAAAAAAGAAACTTTTAGCAACAAAGATGCTTATCATAAACTTTCTGTTAAAGTAAAAAAATCTGGTTTAACTGTAAGAACTCGTAGCGGTTTTTATGCTGTAGAGGATAAAGAGCTAAAGAAAATTACTCCAGAAGAAGAACTTCTTAAAGCAGCTATTTCCCCGCTTAATAACAGTAGAATAAATATTCAGCTAACACCAACTTTTATTTATAGCAAGAGCGAAGGCAATATTTTACGCTCAACAATTCACATTGATTGCCCAAATTTGTCTTTTATTGATCAAGAACAAACAAAAAAACTTTCCCTTGAAGCATTAATTTATATTTTTAGTCAAAATGGTAATTTAGTTAATCAAATTACACATAAAAATAACATAACTATTCCTACTGAAAAACACCAGTCTTTACTCGATAATGGCTTTGCTTTTTCTCTTAATACAATAGTAAAAACACCTGGTACTTACCAGCTAAGAGTAGTTGTCCGTGATGCTGTTAGTAATAATTTAGGGACTGCCGGACAACTAGTATTTATTCCTGATGTAAATTCAAAAGACATGTCTTTATCAGGGGTAGTTCTAGCAGATGAAATTAATCTAAAAGCTGACACTAGTACCCAACAACCAGCATTATTAGCTTTAGCAAGGCGTAAGTTTAAGTCAGGTACAACTTTGCAATATAACTGTCATATTTATAACCCACCTATTGATTCAAAAACTAAAACTCCCAACCTCAAAATACAAACAACTGTTTATAAAGATAGTAAAAAAGTTCTCTCAAATGATTTTTCTTTAGAAACAAAAGCTCAAGAAAATTTCCAAGACTTGCCAATTGAAGGCAAAATTTTACTAAAGAAAGATTTGCCCCCAGGAAAATATATTTTTCAATTTCTTGTTACTGACTTAGCAAATAAAAAGCACTTTCAAACCCAGGAAATAGACTTTGAAATATCAGAATAA
- a CDS encoding HAMP domain-containing histidine kinase, producing the protein MSILKNKSLLLVFTVILLILLPLLGVLQYRWLNQISLSERERMRVNLRTTAIAFSREFNRRINNLNFCFSDSLDYQEICKSYINCYENLNKKGSPKKLVRDIFFINFDKNNHIRNITKANLLEKRIEEIKQPPELVNLCHKLEDKKYLSNITAYNFKGTDEEIPALINPIVLSGSNYERLLGVAVVTLNLHYLKYEFIPNLAKYYFGDGENLDYNLTFVNKSRPTEIIYQSLQQTQNTNKTSPTGDVTVKVLAMFFEDLPKEKPINNQGSEGFQPRNTDREYITSGKWLLIINHPEGSLEQAVTNIKQRNLAVGTSILLLLFGSLIMFCISTHRAQTLAKQKVEFVTAMSHELRTPLAVIRSASENLSDGIITNSQDIKEYGEMINHEVNRLTDMVEQAIEFARIQKGWKPAKLHPIEVEDLINSVIKNLDQYIKENKIQLETNIQPSLPIIKGDWASLHRCIQNLISNAVKYSNQNRHISLIVAFSPKENFLQIIVKDNGLGINKSDLSHIFEPFYRSQQVVSEQIPGSGLGLSLVKNVVEAHKGRVTVESTLGKGSSFTLHLPVQVVSNLEEKVS; encoded by the coding sequence ATGAGTATCTTAAAAAATAAGTCTTTATTATTAGTCTTTACAGTTATATTACTTATTTTATTACCTTTACTCGGCGTTTTACAATATCGCTGGCTTAATCAAATAAGCCTGTCTGAACGTGAGCGAATGAGAGTAAATTTACGCACAACAGCAATTGCATTTAGTCGAGAATTTAATAGACGCATTAACAATTTAAATTTTTGTTTTTCAGATTCTTTAGATTATCAGGAAATTTGTAAAAGTTATATAAATTGCTATGAAAACCTAAATAAAAAGGGAAGCCCTAAAAAACTTGTTCGAGATATTTTTTTTATTAATTTTGACAAAAATAATCACATCCGTAACATAACCAAAGCTAACTTATTAGAAAAACGTATTGAGGAGATTAAACAACCTCCTGAACTTGTTAATTTATGCCATAAACTTGAAGATAAAAAATACCTAAGTAATATTACAGCATATAATTTTAAAGGAACAGATGAAGAAATTCCTGCACTAATTAATCCTATTGTGTTGAGTGGCAGCAACTATGAAAGGCTGCTTGGTGTTGCAGTTGTAACTCTTAATTTGCATTACCTTAAATATGAGTTTATCCCTAATCTAGCCAAATACTACTTTGGAGATGGTGAAAATTTAGACTATAACTTAACATTTGTTAACAAAAGTCGGCCAACAGAAATAATCTATCAATCTTTACAACAAACCCAAAACACAAATAAAACTTCTCCTACAGGGGATGTTACGGTTAAGGTTTTGGCTATGTTTTTTGAGGATTTACCTAAAGAAAAGCCTATTAATAATCAAGGATCTGAAGGCTTTCAACCTAGAAATACTGATCGAGAATATATAACTAGTGGTAAATGGCTTTTAATAATAAATCATCCAGAAGGCTCATTAGAGCAAGCAGTAACCAACATAAAACAACGTAATTTAGCTGTTGGCACCAGTATTTTATTATTACTTTTTGGTAGTCTAATAATGTTTTGTATTTCAACTCACCGCGCACAAACATTAGCTAAACAAAAGGTAGAATTTGTTACAGCTATGTCTCATGAATTACGTACACCTTTGGCTGTTATTCGTTCTGCAAGTGAAAATTTATCTGACGGTATAATTACTAATTCTCAAGATATTAAAGAATATGGGGAAATGATTAATCATGAAGTTAATCGGTTAACAGATATGGTTGAGCAAGCAATAGAATTTGCTCGAATACAAAAAGGTTGGAAACCTGCCAAACTACATCCAATTGAAGTAGAGGATTTAATTAATAGTGTTATTAAAAATTTAGACCAATATATAAAAGAAAATAAAATTCAGCTAGAAACCAACATACAACCTTCACTTCCAATTATAAAAGGTGATTGGGCTTCCTTACATCGTTGTATTCAAAATTTAATTAGTAATGCAGTAAAATATAGCAACCAAAATCGTCATATAAGTTTGATAGTAGCGTTTTCACCAAAGGAAAATTTTTTGCAAATAATTGTTAAGGATAATGGTTTAGGGATTAATAAATCTGATTTATCACATATTTTTGAACCTTTTTATCGTAGCCAACAAGTTGTTTCAGAGCAAATTCCTGGTAGTGGCTTAGGCTTAAGTCTAGTAAAAAATGTTGTTGAAGCTCATAAAGGACGAGTAACAGTAGAAAGTACCCTAGGAAAAGGAAGTAGTTTTACTTTACATTTGCCTGTTCAAGTTGTTAGCAACTTAGAGGAAAAAGTATCTTAA
- a CDS encoding serine/threonine protein kinase, giving the protein MTLSDIYLSGTIINNRYEVVKRIGRGATSRVYLIRDLKMDNAFLALKQMNGEFLNYEQYIKAMEDFNREADILSKLEHRSIPTLYDYFLFNGDFILVMKYIEGKTLEQKLNQSQMRWLEEEEVTIWAIQLCDTLNYLHSLNPPIIYRDLKPPNIILNETLQQVFLIDFGIARFVKSSANFVTAIGTLGYAPPELYQGKVETTSDIYSLGATMYHLLTGMIPEIPEEKNNFSLGILPRKLNNNISIEMERILVKALAKAAENRFASAQIMKMELENHLNNLIEQRLSTECFDTTLKYPPSEWKAKVQHQPTLSARLKIYCKKKKINELCFIASNYSIGRKDATKK; this is encoded by the coding sequence ATGACTTTAAGTGATATTTATCTTTCAGGTACTATTATTAATAATCGGTATGAGGTAGTTAAACGAATTGGTAGAGGTGCAACAAGTAGGGTTTATTTAATTCGTGACTTAAAAATGGATAATGCTTTTTTAGCATTAAAACAAATGAATGGTGAGTTTCTCAACTATGAACAGTATATAAAAGCAATGGAGGACTTTAATCGGGAAGCAGACATATTATCTAAACTAGAACATAGATCAATTCCTACACTTTATGACTACTTTTTATTTAATGGCGACTTTATTTTAGTAATGAAATATATTGAAGGTAAAACCCTAGAGCAAAAACTAAATCAATCTCAAATGAGATGGTTAGAAGAAGAAGAAGTAACGATTTGGGCTATTCAACTATGTGATACACTTAATTATCTTCATTCGTTAAATCCTCCTATAATATATCGAGACTTAAAACCACCTAATATTATATTAAATGAAACACTTCAGCAAGTTTTCTTAATAGATTTTGGAATAGCACGATTTGTTAAGTCATCTGCTAACTTTGTTACAGCAATTGGAACTTTAGGATATGCACCTCCAGAACTTTATCAAGGTAAAGTAGAAACTACTTCAGATATATACTCTCTTGGCGCAACAATGTATCATCTACTTACAGGGATGATTCCAGAAATCCCTGAAGAAAAAAATAATTTTTCACTAGGAATATTGCCTAGAAAGTTAAACAATAATATTTCTATTGAAATGGAGCGAATACTAGTAAAAGCACTTGCAAAAGCGGCTGAAAATAGATTTGCTTCAGCGCAAATAATGAAAATGGAGCTAGAAAATCATTTAAATAACCTAATTGAGCAAAGGCTTTCTACAGAATGTTTTGATACTACTTTGAAATATCCGCCTAGTGAGTGGAAAGCAAAAGTTCAACATCAACCTACACTAAGTGCAAGACTTAAAATTTATTGCAAGAAAAAGAAAATAAATGAATTATGTTTTATTGCATCTAATTACTCAATTGGAAGAAAAGATGCAACAAAAAAATAA
- a CDS encoding FHA domain-containing protein yields the protein MIPDLDLSDIDGSGKISRQHARILKLTNNYYFEDTGSTYGSSLNGENLNPYERRLLRCGDRISLGETTLEFIIEKGTDYIGG from the coding sequence ATAATTCCTGACCTAGATCTTTCTGACATAGATGGGTCAGGTAAAATTTCTCGGCAACATGCACGAATATTAAAATTAACCAATAATTACTATTTTGAAGACACTGGTAGCACTTATGGGAGTTCGCTAAATGGGGAAAACCTTAATCCTTATGAGAGAAGGTTATTGCGCTGCGGAGATCGTATTAGTTTAGGTGAAACTACTCTTGAATTTATTATTGAAAAAGGTACTGATTATATTGGTGGTTAA
- a CDS encoding DUF3160 domain-containing protein: MKILRFLFVLLICLNLLKVPVLCQEPKIIGKNVIESDKQAVNYLNEKGFVAKPPFSKQVYLPYLTHSLPAYVTADSLLQTYYIIYREANLRLVTITNAKFLMLMQLLQEKTLAGLSINPNAKTKLAIEKTVEKLQLLSAILENQEKLPNLVKDELELINCADSIGLSPLLGIEIDYKVFQVPNNIDSNQAKLFQLLTWLENWQVILSDDLAAEQTLLLALEFDSDERLSRLWQEIDLSLNYLIGSRKGVTLFELIPTVDYIFGDDSIAVNELSTLHIKTFQRLSERINFTKEPIKLFGERVSLAQELKDVFGAEILLKLDFSSLYHTENLEDEKLKVLKQILSWQEKNPNSHYTHLVNCFRSLLTTNKDGRLPKFVNSPAWQDRLSTTVSVSWFSYQQPLIEPIKSTATSHSSNLYRQDFHGYVEPNKAFFAAILHMANSLQGVLLKNRIFISEVDKFINVNKLLLRIVEKQLSAISLSEDEIDLLENYGETLAELSFVLGNYGSKEFDQIFNLKIKNETSNYQIIAGQVLNLYVVITYQDKQYLCQGAITNYCTSDNQQNIIKPLIVITENIIMPYQQSYISTTTTE, encoded by the coding sequence ATGAAAATACTTAGATTTTTGTTTGTTTTACTTATCTGCTTAAACTTATTAAAGGTGCCAGTCCTTTGCCAAGAACCAAAAATAATTGGTAAAAATGTAATTGAGTCTGATAAACAAGCAGTAAATTACTTAAATGAAAAAGGCTTTGTTGCAAAGCCTCCTTTTAGTAAACAAGTTTATCTTCCCTATTTAACTCATAGCCTGCCAGCTTATGTAACAGCAGACTCGCTTTTACAAACCTACTATATTATTTATCGAGAAGCAAATCTAAGACTAGTAACTATTACTAATGCTAAATTTTTGATGCTGATGCAATTGTTGCAAGAAAAGACTTTAGCAGGGCTTTCTATTAACCCTAATGCAAAAACTAAATTAGCCATAGAAAAAACAGTAGAAAAACTACAACTATTAAGTGCCATTTTAGAGAATCAGGAAAAGCTGCCTAACTTGGTAAAAGATGAGCTTGAATTAATTAATTGTGCTGATTCTATAGGGTTATCACCGCTATTAGGTATAGAAATAGATTATAAAGTTTTTCAAGTACCAAATAATATTGATAGCAATCAAGCAAAGTTGTTTCAATTACTTACTTGGTTAGAGAATTGGCAAGTTATCTTAAGTGATGATCTGGCTGCTGAACAAACTTTGCTACTAGCACTAGAATTTGATAGCGATGAGCGATTGTCAAGACTTTGGCAGGAAATAGATCTATCACTTAATTATTTAATAGGGAGTAGAAAAGGTGTAACTCTATTTGAACTTATTCCAACCGTTGATTATATTTTTGGAGATGACTCAATTGCTGTAAATGAACTATCTACGCTACATATAAAAACTTTCCAACGCTTAAGTGAGCGTATAAATTTTACTAAAGAGCCTATTAAATTATTTGGCGAAAGAGTTTCTTTAGCCCAAGAATTAAAAGATGTTTTTGGAGCAGAAATTTTACTAAAGCTAGATTTTTCTAGTCTTTATCATACTGAAAATCTTGAAGATGAAAAACTAAAAGTATTAAAACAGATTCTTTCTTGGCAAGAAAAAAATCCTAATTCCCATTATACCCATTTAGTTAATTGTTTTCGTAGCTTGCTAACAACAAATAAGGATGGACGGTTACCTAAATTTGTTAATTCTCCTGCCTGGCAAGACCGTTTATCAACTACAGTTTCTGTCAGTTGGTTTAGTTACCAACAACCTCTTATAGAACCAATAAAAAGCACTGCTACTAGCCATAGCTCTAATCTTTATCGCCAGGACTTTCATGGCTATGTGGAGCCAAATAAAGCCTTTTTTGCTGCTATCTTACATATGGCTAATAGTTTGCAAGGTGTGCTTTTAAAAAACCGAATTTTTATTTCAGAAGTTGATAAATTTATTAATGTAAATAAACTACTTCTTAGAATTGTAGAAAAACAATTATCGGCTATTTCGCTTTCTGAAGATGAAATAGATTTACTAGAAAATTATGGAGAAACTTTAGCAGAACTTAGTTTTGTCTTAGGTAATTATGGGTCAAAAGAATTTGATCAAATTTTTAACTTAAAAATAAAAAATGAAACTTCAAATTATCAAATTATAGCTGGACAAGTTCTAAACCTTTATGTAGTAATTACTTACCAAGATAAACAATACCTATGCCAAGGAGCAATAACTAATTATTGTACGTCTGATAACCAACAGAATATTATTAAACCTTTGATAGTAATTACAGAAAATATAATCATGCCTTATCAACAAAGCTATATTTCTACAACTACAACAGAATAA
- a CDS encoding enoyl-CoA hydratase/isomerase family protein gives MQVEYRDNIAIARMQLGKANAMGASFLTGLTQILDQLQEKPAGCVILTGYDRFFSAGLNLLELWEYDRVELTQFLNKFSSTFIRLVKLPQVVIAAINGNAIAGGAILAQTADYRIMARSEIKIGVNEIQLGIPFPRQVLEIVKDRLPVTSHFDAIYRGLLYSPDEALKVGFIDEVCESDELEKRAFTLAQEIASKQWDAMTCIKQELLASRVEKLEMLGRLGDSDFINIWFSKDTRARMGMLVESLKAKKK, from the coding sequence ATGCAGGTAGAATATCGAGATAACATAGCAATAGCAAGAATGCAGCTAGGCAAAGCAAATGCAATGGGAGCAAGTTTTTTAACAGGGCTAACCCAGATTTTAGATCAATTGCAGGAAAAACCCGCTGGATGTGTGATTTTAACGGGCTATGACCGATTTTTTTCAGCCGGTCTTAATTTGCTAGAACTTTGGGAATATGACCGAGTAGAATTAACACAATTTCTAAATAAATTTTCTAGCACTTTTATTCGGCTAGTTAAATTGCCTCAAGTCGTAATAGCTGCAATCAATGGCAATGCTATTGCTGGAGGAGCTATTTTAGCTCAAACAGCAGATTATCGAATTATGGCACGTTCTGAAATAAAAATTGGTGTTAATGAAATACAGCTTGGTATACCTTTTCCTCGTCAGGTTTTAGAAATAGTTAAAGATCGTCTACCTGTAACTTCACATTTTGATGCAATTTATCGAGGATTGCTTTACTCACCAGATGAAGCCTTAAAAGTAGGTTTTATTGATGAAGTTTGCGAAAGTGACGAGCTAGAAAAACGAGCTTTTACTTTAGCTCAAGAAATTGCTAGTAAACAATGGGATGCTATGACTTGTATTAAGCAAGAATTACTAGCTAGCCGAGTAGAAAAACTTGAAATGCTTGGTAGGCTTGGAGATAGCGATTTTATTAATATTTGGTTTTCTAAAGATACTCGCGCTCGAATGGGAATGCTGGTTGAATCACTAAAGGCTAAAAAGAAGTAA